Genomic DNA from uncultured Flavobacterium sp.:
TCCAATTAGTATTGGTTTTCATTCTTGTTGTTTTTGTTTCCGGTGTTATTCCTGCCATCTACATCTCAAATTTTGAAGTGTTGAAAGTTTTAAAAGGAAACTTTTCGAGGAGTAAAAGCGGTGTCTGGCTTCGTAATGGAATGCTGATTTTACAATTTTCTATTGCCACATTTTTTATTATTGGTTCTTTTATTGTGTACCAACAGGTAAATTTTATGACTGAAAAAGATTTAGGGTTTAAAGGAGCGCAAGTCATAGATATTTCATTTATGTCTAAAAAAGGAAGAGGACAATTTGAAAGATATAAAGCGATTCAACAAGAACTTCAAAAAATTAATGGCGTTGAAGCTGTTTCTACGGGATCATTCTCTATTGGAAGTATAGAAAATTCATGGGCTGGCTTACATTACAAAAATCATCAGGAGGTTATAACTCAGCAAATGGGCCTCGATTTTGGAATGCTGAATCTTTTGAAGATACAAGTGATAAAAGGACGTGATTTAACCGAAAAAATTTCCTCAGACACCATTTCAAATGTTTTATTAAATGAAACTGCAGCGAAGACATTAATGGAAAAAGACCCCATAAATAAGATCGTCAATTGGCAAGATGGAAATTACAAAGTAGTCGGAATTGTAAAAGACTTTAATTATTTTGGGCTTGAAAATAAAATTGCCCCAATGATTTTCTTTCACATTAAAACGCAATTATGGACTCAAAATGAGATCCATACAATCGCCGTTAAAATTTCCCCAAACAAAATATCTAAAACTATTGGTGATATTGGAAAGTTTTGGAAAACAAAGGTAGATGCCGAATATCCTTTTGAATATAATTTTGTTGATAGAAACTATGCCAGAACATATAAAAAATATCAGGACCAAAGTCAGTTATTTTCACTCTTAAACGGAATTGTAATTCTGATTGCTGTTTTTGGATTATTTGCTTTAGCCTCCTTTTCTATGGAAAGAAGATTGAGAGAAATCGCGATCAGAAAAACATTAGGCGCTGAAACCAATATTTTGCTAAAAGATTTATCAAAACAATATGTGATTTTTTGTTTGATTGGCTTTTTGATCGGAATAATTCCGGCTTATCTTTTATTGCAAAAATGGCTGGAAAATTTTGCCTTTAGAATTGACATTCCTGTACTGCCATTTTTCGTTGCGCTTGTCTCATTAATGTTTTTAACCTTGACTATTGTTCTGGCGAAAGCGTATCAGGTAACTAAAATAGATGTTTTGAGATACCTGAAATATGAATAAATAAAAAGAATACGAATCTTTTTATTACTAACTCTACAACTAAAACTATGATTTTAAATTATATCAACATATTTATTTACCAACTCAAGCACAATAAACTATTTTCATTTCTAAATATTTTAGGCTTATCAATAGGAATTGCAGGATTAATTTTTGCTTTGCTTTATTGGAATGACGAACAAAGTTACAACAAATGGAATCCTGAAAAAGAGAATGTTTATCAGGTTTTGGTTCAACTAAGCGATACGCCCGTCGGGTCAGATTGTGCCTTATTCCTGAAACCGGCTTTAGACCAAGATCCAAATGTCAAATCTATACTATATGCTGATAGCTGGTATCAAAAAGATAAAATTATTTACAAAGGAAAAAAGGAATTTGTAGATAAAATTATCAATGTCGAACAAAATTTCTTTTCTTTTTTTCCTTTCGAAATTATTCAGGGCGATGCAATTTCAGCCATAAAAGATGATTCCAGCATTGCTATTTCAGATATTACGGCTAAACGGATTTTTGGAAATGAAAACCCCATTGGAAAACAAATAAAATGCTTTGACCAACTGTTTTCTGTACGAGCCGTGTATCATATTCCCGGAAATTCTTCGATTACGCCAAATGCCATCATCAATAAAATGAAGGAACTGACAACTTCCGGAAAGACAAATCCGTTTGTTTTAAAGTTATTATTAAAAGTAAAAGACCCGTCAAAAGTTGATCTTACAAGACAGAAACTCGAAAGAATTTACAACCACGATTTTATTGCGATACTTGCCAAAGAAGCAGGTTTTACACCCGAAGTTATGACTAAAAAAGTAGGTCATTTTACGGTTGTTCTTGAACCTTTATCTAAAGCCAGATTGCATTCGATAACAGATGGTTATCCTGAAACACGAGGAAATTATCAGTTTTTAATGATCATGATGGGTTTATCTGTTTTGATTGTTATTTTGTCGATTGTTAATTACATCAATCTCGCAACTGCTAATGCCGTAAAGCGGGCGAAAGAAGTTGGAGTACGTAAAATTTCGGGTGCATCAAAAGGCGATATTGTTAGTCAGTTTCTTTTTGAAACAGTTTTAACCACGAGTTTTTCTATTTTACTGGCCTTAGTAATTGTAGAATTGACGTTGCCCTATTACAACAACTTTTTAAACAAAAACATTGTACTTCTTGCCAGTCAGTTTTACATACAATTGATATTGATTTTTATCATTACAATTTTGACGGCAGGATTGTTTCCGGCCATTTATATATCCAATTTCGAAACTTTTAAAGTTTTGAAAGGAAATTTCGGAAGAAGCAAAAACGGTATCTGGCTGCGCAACGGAATGCTTATTTTTCAGTTTGCCATTGCTGCCTTTTTTATTATTGGCTCAAATATCGTATACCAGCAAATTAAATATTTACAGAATAAAGATCTGGGTTTTAAGGGCGATCAGGTAATTTCGGTTTCTTTAAATTTTCCATCGGTTGATTACCAGGGAGAAAATGCAGCCCAAAATATTTACAACAAATACGACCTCATAAAACAACAGCTCAGCAAAATTAAAGGCATCGAACAAATCTCCACGGGCCTTATTGCGTTTGATGGTTCAGACAATTCTATAAATGCGGTTTTATACAATAATGAACTTTTTAAAGAACGCATTATCCCTTTAGATTTCGGCATGTTTGAAATGTTGAACATCAAAATAATTAAGGGAAGAAATTTTGATAGAAAACTGGCTTCAGACACTATAAATTCTGTGATCATAAACGAAAGCGCATTAAAATTAATGAATCTTAAAGATCCTCTCGGCAAGGAACTTTTAATTCGAGAACAGAAATTAAAAATAATTGGTATTGTTCAGGATTTCAACTTATTAAGCCCTGAATTAAAAGTGCCGCCAATTGCTTTTTACAATATCAAAATGTTTGGTATGACACATAACATTAACAAAGTTTATGTAAAACTAAAGCGGGATGATATGGAAAATACGATTGCCAATATCGAAAAATTATGGTCGAAAGTCGATACCGAATATCCGTTTAAATATGATTTTGTAGATAAAGAATATGCGAGAACCTATGAATCATATGTGAAGCAAAAAAGCTTGTTTTCACTACTAAACATTGTAGTAATTCTAATTGCGCTTTTTGGTTTATTCGCTTTGGCATCTTATTC
This window encodes:
- a CDS encoding ABC transporter permease, whose protein sequence is MLKNWTNIFIYHIKNNKFFTALNVLGLSIGIAGLIFAILYWNEEHSYDQWNPEKDKIYSVMSNLGGGNVWTVTSAIPAPILKSTSSYLDEYCYFRSNYSKGTIQYHGKTEVVDKIFTAQSSFFSFFPFEFIRGNAKNAIHDRNSIVLSEETATRLFKDENPMGKQVRYAERLFVVRGVYRLSDKSSIQPSAVTTIIQDDLEKYRESWGLSYGLMLKLKKQSDTTAVIKQLDHIFLEKNYKKQAKKEGLSLEDFIKRYGEPLKAELLPLNRARLYQGNAPFPEGNANLIFLRILMALSILILLLSIANYINLATANAVKRAKEVGIRKVIGASKLQIVIQFVFETILITLFSVLLALVIVELSLPFYNALLNKNLILIGNQFYLQLVLVFILVVFVSGVIPAIYISNFEVLKVLKGNFSRSKSGVWLRNGMLILQFSIATFFIIGSFIVYQQVNFMTEKDLGFKGAQVIDISFMSKKGRGQFERYKAIQQELQKINGVEAVSTGSFSIGSIENSWAGLHYKNHQEVITQQMGLDFGMLNLLKIQVIKGRDLTEKISSDTISNVLLNETAAKTLMEKDPINKIVNWQDGNYKVVGIVKDFNYFGLENKIAPMIFFHIKTQLWTQNEIHTIAVKISPNKISKTIGDIGKFWKTKVDAEYPFEYNFVDRNYARTYKKYQDQSQLFSLLNGIVILIAVFGLFALASFSMERRLREIAIRKTLGAETNILLKDLSKQYVIFCLIGFLIGIIPAYLLLQKWLENFAFRIDIPVLPFFVALVSLMFLTLTIVLAKAYQVTKIDVLRYLKYE
- a CDS encoding ABC transporter permease codes for the protein MILNYINIFIYQLKHNKLFSFLNILGLSIGIAGLIFALLYWNDEQSYNKWNPEKENVYQVLVQLSDTPVGSDCALFLKPALDQDPNVKSILYADSWYQKDKIIYKGKKEFVDKIINVEQNFFSFFPFEIIQGDAISAIKDDSSIAISDITAKRIFGNENPIGKQIKCFDQLFSVRAVYHIPGNSSITPNAIINKMKELTTSGKTNPFVLKLLLKVKDPSKVDLTRQKLERIYNHDFIAILAKEAGFTPEVMTKKVGHFTVVLEPLSKARLHSITDGYPETRGNYQFLMIMMGLSVLIVILSIVNYINLATANAVKRAKEVGVRKISGASKGDIVSQFLFETVLTTSFSILLALVIVELTLPYYNNFLNKNIVLLASQFYIQLILIFIITILTAGLFPAIYISNFETFKVLKGNFGRSKNGIWLRNGMLIFQFAIAAFFIIGSNIVYQQIKYLQNKDLGFKGDQVISVSLNFPSVDYQGENAAQNIYNKYDLIKQQLSKIKGIEQISTGLIAFDGSDNSINAVLYNNELFKERIIPLDFGMFEMLNIKIIKGRNFDRKLASDTINSVIINESALKLMNLKDPLGKELLIREQKLKIIGIVQDFNLLSPELKVPPIAFYNIKMFGMTHNINKVYVKLKRDDMENTIANIEKLWSKVDTEYPFKYDFVDKEYARTYESYVKQKSLFSLLNIVVILIALFGLFALASYSIQRRMKEIAIRKTLGADTNVLLKELSKQYILYCIIGFIIALFPVYYLLNKWLENFAFRIDVTLLPFILGFIVLLILTLIIVLSRAYTATKTDILKYLKYE